One Aerococcus urinaeequi DNA segment encodes these proteins:
- a CDS encoding LLM class flavin-dependent oxidoreductase, giving the protein MFFVELGVHDLVTINKGESAEGAVERTMRFVQEIEKMNYNRYWFAEHHNMPSLASVSPEMLVAYAAAKTDRIHLGTGGTMIMHYSPLKIAENFKLLTALAPGRIDIGLGRAPGSGPDEIKALAEGRPQTFTDMYDKIQVILDYLADKQAPDFYGKVRAMPQNLKHLTEPWMLGSSGQSAMVTAQMGLGYAFAKFFGIETDPDVFKLYRDRFEPSAFFQKPKVMVSYMIIVGETDEEADYLAKPIELMQMGIRTGQLLPNMSPEEAKDYSLGAGAQAILDDYLAKRFIIKGSKETVKAILDDEIESLGIDEILVYAPIFDEDKRLQSYRYLAEMFDKI; this is encoded by the coding sequence ATGTTTTTTGTGGAATTAGGCGTGCACGATTTAGTGACGATAAATAAAGGGGAATCGGCTGAGGGTGCGGTTGAACGTACCATGCGATTTGTCCAAGAGATTGAGAAAATGAATTATAACCGGTATTGGTTTGCGGAACATCATAATATGCCAAGTTTGGCGTCGGTTTCACCGGAGATGTTGGTGGCTTATGCGGCGGCTAAAACGGACCGCATTCATTTGGGTACGGGCGGTACTATGATTATGCATTATTCACCACTGAAGATTGCAGAAAACTTTAAGTTGCTGACGGCTTTAGCACCAGGACGGATTGATATTGGGCTAGGACGGGCACCGGGTTCAGGACCTGATGAGATTAAGGCACTAGCTGAAGGGCGGCCACAAACCTTTACAGACATGTATGATAAAATCCAAGTCATTTTAGATTATTTGGCGGATAAACAAGCACCTGATTTTTATGGTAAGGTCCGGGCCATGCCACAAAACCTCAAGCACCTGACTGAACCTTGGATGCTAGGGTCTTCAGGTCAATCAGCCATGGTGACGGCACAAATGGGCTTGGGTTATGCCTTTGCTAAATTCTTTGGGATTGAAACGGATCCGGACGTTTTTAAATTGTACCGGGACCGGTTTGAGCCGAGTGCATTTTTCCAAAAACCCAAAGTCATGGTGTCTTATATGATCATTGTGGGCGAAACAGATGAGGAAGCAGATTATTTAGCTAAGCCCATTGAATTGATGCAAATGGGGATTCGAACTGGTCAACTCTTGCCGAATATGAGTCCTGAAGAAGCCAAAGACTATAGTTTAGGAGCAGGCGCACAAGCTATATTGGATGATTATCTAGCTAAGCGATTTATTATTAAGGGATCAAAAGAAACGGTGAAAGCTATTTTAGATGATGAAATTGAAAGTCTAGGTATCGATGAAATCTTAGTTTACGCACCAATTTTTGATGAAGACAAGCGGCTACAATCATACCGTTATTTAGCGGAGATGTTTGATAAAATTTAA
- a CDS encoding MetQ/NlpA family ABC transporter substrate-binding protein gives MKKLVKLIGFTLGASLLLAACGSGEDTTVKVGLVGDDTTVWDSVAERAKEEYDIDIELVKFNDYNTPNDALADGSVDLNSFQTIIFMNNYEEASGNDFTPIGNTIITPLGIYSEKHESIEGIGKGQSVAIPNDVTNGGRSLNLLQEAGFITLDEEASASFTPTVDDITENPYNLDIQEVDAAQTARSVNDVDFSVINGGYAVDAGYYPQEDALFLEPNSESAQQYINVIAARTDEADSETFKQIVEIYQTEETATLIDEVYHGGQVPAWDDYGFAPVE, from the coding sequence ATGAAAAAATTGGTTAAATTAATTGGATTTACTTTAGGTGCTTCATTGCTTTTAGCTGCATGTGGTAGTGGGGAAGATACCACCGTAAAAGTTGGCCTTGTAGGTGATGATACAACAGTTTGGGATAGCGTCGCTGAACGAGCTAAAGAAGAATACGATATAGATATTGAGTTGGTTAAATTTAATGACTATAATACACCCAATGACGCATTAGCAGACGGTTCAGTTGATTTGAATTCATTTCAAACAATCATCTTCATGAATAACTATGAGGAAGCTTCTGGGAATGATTTCACTCCAATCGGTAATACAATCATTACACCTCTAGGGATTTATTCTGAAAAACATGAATCAATTGAAGGAATTGGTAAAGGACAATCAGTGGCCATTCCAAATGATGTAACGAATGGTGGTCGTTCTTTAAACTTATTACAAGAGGCTGGCTTTATCACACTTGATGAAGAAGCGTCTGCATCATTTACACCAACTGTTGATGATATTACAGAGAATCCGTATAATTTAGATATTCAAGAAGTTGATGCAGCACAAACTGCCCGTTCAGTTAACGATGTTGACTTCTCAGTGATTAATGGTGGTTATGCAGTGGACGCAGGTTACTATCCTCAAGAGGATGCCTTATTCTTAGAGCCAAATTCTGAATCAGCTCAACAATATATTAATGTAATTGCTGCTAGAACAGATGAAGCTGATAGTGAAACATTTAAACAAATTGTAGAAATATACCAAACAGAAGAAACGGCAACTTTAATTGACGAGGTATATCACGGTGGTCAAGTACCTGCATGGGATGACTACGGTTTTGCACCAGTTGAATAA
- a CDS encoding 3-deoxy-7-phosphoheptulonate synthase, with protein sequence MSFKPISETVDFDVIKSHAKLTDEENAIKEARDEELRAIMSGEDDRFLLIIGPCSADNEEAVVEYAHRLAKLQEEVKDKVFIVQRVYTNKPRTNGDGYKGMLHQQDPTGETSLIRGMKAVRNMHRRVITETGMTTADEMLYPDNLQFVEDLVSYHAVGARSVENQQHRFVASGLDCPVGLKNPTSGNLTVTFNALHAAQKPQELMYSGQEVLTSGNPYAHIILRGGTLENKEVVPNYHYEDLIKTINNYKKEDYHNPFVVIDTNHDNSGKNYLDQIRIVQEVLQNRQWNEDIKAYVRGFMIESYLQDGRQEPGGDVFGQSITDPCLGWEKSEQLVRYIAENV encoded by the coding sequence ATGAGCTTTAAACCAATAAGTGAAACTGTTGATTTTGATGTGATCAAGTCACATGCAAAGTTAACTGATGAAGAGAATGCAATTAAAGAAGCGCGCGATGAAGAATTACGTGCAATTATGTCTGGTGAGGACGATCGTTTCTTATTAATTATCGGACCATGTTCCGCTGATAACGAGGAAGCAGTAGTTGAATATGCACACCGTTTAGCCAAATTACAAGAAGAAGTGAAAGATAAAGTCTTTATTGTACAACGTGTTTATACCAACAAACCACGTACAAATGGTGACGGTTATAAAGGCATGTTACACCAACAAGATCCAACTGGTGAAACAAGCTTAATCCGCGGTATGAAAGCTGTTCGTAACATGCACCGTCGTGTTATCACTGAAACAGGCATGACAACTGCAGACGAAATGTTATACCCAGATAACTTACAATTTGTTGAAGACTTAGTATCTTATCACGCTGTAGGTGCTCGTTCTGTTGAAAACCAACAACACCGTTTCGTTGCTTCTGGTTTAGACTGCCCTGTTGGTTTAAAAAACCCGACATCAGGTAACCTAACTGTGACCTTTAACGCCCTACATGCGGCGCAAAAACCACAAGAGTTAATGTATTCAGGTCAAGAAGTATTAACAAGTGGTAACCCTTATGCCCATATTATCTTGCGTGGGGGTACACTTGAAAATAAAGAAGTAGTGCCAAACTACCACTACGAAGACCTAATAAAAACCATCAATAACTACAAAAAAGAAGACTACCATAACCCATTTGTTGTGATCGACACAAACCATGACAACTCTGGTAAAAACTACTTGGATCAAATCCGAATAGTTCAAGAAGTCTTACAAAACCGTCAATGGAACGAAGACATCAAAGCTTACGTTCGCGGTTTCATGATCGAATCATACTTACAAGATGGCCGTCAAGAACCAGGTGGCGACGTATTTGGTCAATCAATCACTGATCCATGTCTAGGTTGGGAAAAATCAGAACAATTAGTACGTTACATCGCCGAAAATGTTTAA
- a CDS encoding histidine phosphatase family protein — protein sequence MTTKIYLMRHGQTLFNKLHKIQGASDSPLTAKGIRQAEIARDHFEREGITFDVAYASTSERASDTLEIVFGQNKDYHRLKSLKEWDFGTFEAESEHLNPPLPYGDFFAGYQGEREVDFRKRISQAVQEIADNHPDQTVLIVSHGAAIAQFFKDKTNFEGSISKEIGFTNCSALIFDYQDGAFEYVDVLNHDYSELAD from the coding sequence ATGACAACAAAAATATACTTAATGCGCCACGGGCAAACATTATTTAACAAGCTGCATAAGATCCAAGGGGCATCGGATTCACCACTAACTGCTAAGGGTATTCGCCAAGCTGAAATTGCGCGCGATCATTTTGAACGTGAAGGGATTACTTTTGACGTAGCCTACGCATCAACATCAGAACGTGCCAGTGATACATTAGAAATTGTTTTTGGACAAAATAAAGACTACCACCGCTTGAAGTCATTGAAAGAATGGGACTTTGGTACATTTGAGGCAGAATCAGAACATTTAAACCCGCCTTTGCCATATGGAGATTTTTTTGCGGGTTATCAAGGTGAAAGAGAAGTAGATTTTAGAAAACGAATTAGCCAAGCCGTTCAAGAAATTGCGGACAACCATCCCGACCAAACGGTCTTAATTGTTAGTCACGGAGCTGCCATCGCACAATTCTTTAAAGATAAAACTAACTTTGAAGGCTCTATTTCAAAAGAAATTGGCTTTACAAACTGTTCAGCTTTGATTTTCGATTACCAGGATGGGGCTTTTGAGTACGTCGATGTTCTAAATCATGACTATAGTGAGTTAGCAGATTAA
- a CDS encoding glycoside hydrolase family 1 protein — MNNGSIKFPETFFWGASTSAYQVEGASLTNGKGPSSQDTKELPEGTADLTVSVDHYHKFKEDIALMAEMGFKSYRFSISWSRVIPEGTGQVNQEGLDFYSDLIDECLKYGIEPIITMFHFDMPAALDARGSWGNRDSVEWFVDYAKLLFDNYGDRVKYWLTINEQNMLTLVGNVIGTLRVPEGTENVTKEIYQQNHHMLVAQAKAMEICHQQLPEAKIAPAPNIAIAYAASMNPEDTLAAQNANAIRNWLYLDMAVYGKYNNLVWTWLESQDALPDIVEGDFESLANAKPDFLGINYYNTLTVKAYEAPESGKVEFKSQQENSGLENMFLGVDNEFLPKTEFGWEIDPIGFRATLREIYSRYHLPILITENGLGAYDELTADGKIHDDYRINYLRTHIEQMKLAVGDGVEMLGYNPWSAIDLISTHEGIRKRYGFIYVDRDDEQVGTLTRYRKDSFFWYQGVIANNGSDLT, encoded by the coding sequence ATGAATAATGGCAGTATTAAGTTTCCGGAAACGTTTTTCTGGGGTGCATCTACGTCAGCATATCAAGTTGAGGGTGCGAGTTTAACGAATGGGAAAGGACCTTCTAGTCAAGATACGAAAGAATTGCCTGAAGGGACAGCAGATTTAACAGTATCAGTGGACCACTATCATAAATTTAAAGAAGATATCGCTTTGATGGCAGAAATGGGCTTTAAGTCATACCGATTCTCCATCTCATGGTCACGAGTGATTCCTGAAGGTACAGGACAAGTGAACCAAGAAGGCTTAGACTTCTATTCAGACTTAATCGATGAATGTTTGAAATATGGCATTGAACCGATTATCACCATGTTCCATTTTGATATGCCAGCTGCCTTAGATGCACGTGGATCATGGGGTAACCGTGATTCAGTTGAATGGTTTGTCGACTATGCCAAGCTACTCTTCGATAATTATGGGGACCGAGTGAAATACTGGTTAACTATTAACGAACAAAATATGTTAACACTAGTTGGTAATGTGATTGGTACTTTACGTGTTCCTGAAGGTACTGAGAATGTGACCAAAGAAATTTACCAACAAAACCACCATATGTTGGTTGCTCAAGCCAAGGCAATGGAAATTTGTCACCAGCAGTTACCAGAAGCGAAAATTGCGCCAGCACCAAATATCGCCATCGCTTATGCAGCCAGCATGAACCCTGAAGATACACTTGCAGCGCAAAATGCCAATGCCATCAGAAACTGGTTATACCTTGATATGGCCGTTTACGGTAAGTATAACAACTTAGTTTGGACTTGGTTAGAAAGCCAAGACGCCTTACCAGATATAGTAGAGGGGGATTTTGAATCCTTAGCCAACGCTAAACCGGACTTCTTAGGGATTAATTACTACAATACATTAACAGTGAAAGCTTATGAAGCACCTGAATCTGGTAAAGTTGAATTCAAGAGTCAACAAGAAAATTCTGGTTTAGAAAACATGTTCCTTGGGGTAGACAACGAATTCTTACCAAAAACTGAATTTGGCTGGGAAATTGATCCAATCGGCTTTAGAGCAACCCTTCGTGAGATTTACTCACGCTACCATTTACCGATTTTAATTACGGAAAATGGCCTGGGTGCTTATGATGAGCTGACAGCAGATGGCAAGATTCACGATGACTACCGAATCAACTACCTACGTACCCACATTGAGCAAATGAAATTAGCTGTTGGAGATGGGGTAGAGATGCTAGGTTACAATCCTTGGTCAGCCATTGACTTGATTTCAACCCACGAAGGGATTCGTAAACGTTACGGCTTCATCTATGTAGACCGTGATGATGAACAAGTGGGCACTTTAACCCGTTACCGAAAAGATTCATTCTTCTGGTACCAAGGGGTGATTGCGAATAACGGTAGTGATTTAACTTAA
- a CDS encoding GntR family transcriptional regulator: MVKYKKIAQEITNYIVDNQMKRHDKLPVIDEMAIDFNASKSTIVKALDILEAKGQIYQVQGSGIFVRDVHIPGKINLNRPEGLSRTLVGATIVSRVVKVEIIKPNATIQEYLECDPDEDIYMVERTRYIKGEIHSYEKSYFRKKYVRYMNEQIARGSIFTYLEDNLDLTPSFSNAFFQVKQMGVEVASYLECSPETYGLELINQFFLSNGAIFDYSVLWYSPDHAQFFVPSNFY; this comes from the coding sequence ATGGTTAAATATAAAAAAATAGCACAGGAAATCACCAACTACATTGTAGACAACCAGATGAAACGACACGATAAATTACCAGTGATTGATGAGATGGCCATTGATTTCAATGCCAGCAAGTCAACCATCGTCAAGGCTCTAGATATTCTAGAAGCCAAGGGGCAAATTTATCAGGTCCAAGGGTCGGGGATATTTGTACGAGATGTCCATATTCCTGGAAAAATCAACTTAAACCGTCCTGAAGGGCTGAGTCGAACCCTAGTCGGTGCGACCATTGTGAGTCGGGTGGTTAAGGTTGAAATCATTAAACCGAATGCTACTATTCAAGAATATCTTGAATGTGACCCAGATGAAGATATTTATATGGTAGAACGGACCCGATATATTAAAGGGGAGATTCATTCCTATGAAAAGTCTTACTTTAGAAAGAAATACGTCCGTTATATGAACGAGCAGATTGCTAGAGGATCTATTTTTACCTATTTGGAAGATAACTTAGATCTGACGCCTAGCTTTTCAAACGCCTTCTTCCAGGTGAAGCAAATGGGCGTTGAAGTTGCTAGCTACCTGGAGTGTTCGCCCGAAACATATGGCTTAGAATTGATTAACCAGTTTTTCCTATCTAATGGGGCCATATTCGACTATAGCGTCTTGTGGTACAGCCCAGACCATGCCCAGTTCTTCGTACCATCTAACTTTTACTAA
- a CDS encoding PTS cellobiose transporter subunit IIB, whose amino-acid sequence MKKALIICNAGMSSSLMAKKATDFFKTKNVPIELDATTVSKSSEFFKKGEFDLYLVSPQIKMYYDQIAKEAEAANKLVANIPPQAYIPTEDGVSNLAKLTFTELKPLLQAEKNG is encoded by the coding sequence ATGAAAAAAGCACTTATCATTTGTAACGCAGGGATGTCATCATCATTAATGGCGAAGAAGGCAACTGACTTCTTTAAAACGAAAAATGTGCCAATTGAACTCGACGCAACCACTGTAAGTAAGTCATCTGAATTCTTTAAAAAAGGCGAGTTTGACTTATACCTAGTGTCACCGCAAATCAAAATGTACTATGACCAAATCGCCAAAGAAGCAGAAGCAGCGAATAAATTAGTTGCCAATATCCCACCACAAGCATATATCCCAACAGAAGATGGGGTATCTAACTTAGCCAAATTGACCTTCACTGAATTGAAACCTTTGTTACAAGCTGAAAAGAACGGATAA
- a CDS encoding PTS cellobiose transporter subunit IIA, with protein MESAEIQTIAFTIILHAGNGRTLVHESFPLMRAGKYEEAEAKLKEANDALVEAHNAQTDLLHQYANGEDINMEIIMVHAQDHLMTSTTLREMAVEMLEMYKVMKA; from the coding sequence ATGGAATCAGCAGAAATTCAAACAATCGCATTTACCATCATTTTACATGCGGGAAATGGTCGGACATTAGTCCATGAAAGTTTCCCATTAATGCGTGCTGGTAAGTATGAAGAGGCAGAGGCGAAATTAAAGGAAGCGAATGATGCATTAGTTGAAGCGCATAATGCGCAAACTGACTTATTACATCAATACGCGAATGGTGAAGATATCAATATGGAAATTATCATGGTACATGCACAGGATCATTTGATGACCTCAACGACCCTGCGTGAAATGGCAGTTGAAATGTTGGAAATGTATAAGGTAATGAAGGCTTAA